A genomic region of Streptosporangium lutulentum contains the following coding sequences:
- a CDS encoding TrmH family RNA methyltransferase, whose protein sequence is MAGSELTNIKSPRVKAVRRLTKRAFRDRDRSFLAEGPQAVREALALDGVVTELFATADAELRHAEIITAATLAGVPLFRASGEVMTELAQTVTPQGLLAVCRFVHVPLERAVTADARLVAVLAHVRDPGNAGTVLRTADAAGADAVVFTDASVDPYNGKCVRASAGSLFHLPVTTGVAVTQAVQSLKDAGLRVLAADGAGKQTLDDVDLSGPTAWIFGNEAWGLPEEILRLADEVVRVPIYGRAESLNLATAAAVCLYASARSQRIGPGAG, encoded by the coding sequence ATGGCCGGGTCTGAGCTGACCAACATCAAGTCGCCGCGGGTCAAGGCCGTGCGGCGGCTGACCAAACGGGCCTTCAGGGACCGTGACCGTTCCTTCCTGGCAGAGGGGCCACAGGCGGTCCGCGAGGCGCTGGCGCTGGACGGTGTCGTCACGGAGCTGTTCGCCACGGCCGACGCCGAACTGCGGCACGCCGAGATCATCACCGCCGCCACCCTCGCCGGGGTGCCCCTCTTCCGGGCCAGCGGCGAGGTCATGACCGAACTCGCCCAGACCGTCACCCCGCAGGGGCTGCTGGCCGTGTGCCGCTTCGTGCACGTGCCGCTGGAGCGAGCCGTCACCGCCGACGCCAGGCTGGTGGCCGTGCTCGCCCACGTCCGTGACCCCGGAAACGCGGGCACCGTGCTGCGCACGGCCGACGCGGCGGGCGCCGACGCGGTGGTCTTCACCGACGCCTCGGTCGACCCCTACAACGGCAAATGCGTGCGGGCCAGCGCGGGCAGCCTGTTCCACCTCCCGGTCACCACCGGGGTCGCGGTGACGCAGGCCGTACAGAGTCTGAAGGACGCGGGGCTGCGGGTGCTCGCCGCCGACGGCGCGGGCAAGCAGACCCTGGACGACGTAGACCTGTCCGGTCCGACCGCGTGGATCTTCGGCAATGAGGCGTGGGGACTTCCGGAGGAAATCCTGCGACTGGCCGACGAGGTGGTGCGGGTGCCGATCTACGGGCGGGCCGAGAGCCTGAACCTCGCGACCGCCGCCGCGGTGTGTCTGTACGCATCTGCCCGATCTCAGCGCATCGGTCCCGGCGCTGGGTGA
- a CDS encoding Uma2 family endonuclease, with translation MTESSLPDWAFPPPGGFTTEDLDRIPQLPAHTELIDGSLVFVSPQASFHMLAVELLMIALRRAVPADLRARREMSVVLGKRQRPEPDVCVIHASAEHSPEQTAYRAEDVVLAVEVVSPDSESRDRDRKPALYAQAGIKHFWLVENQSGRPAVYVYELDPLARSYVLTGIHHDRLKLSAPFDLDVDLTEIDSL, from the coding sequence ATGACGGAGTCCTCGCTGCCCGACTGGGCGTTCCCTCCGCCCGGGGGATTCACCACGGAAGACCTCGATCGCATTCCGCAGTTACCCGCACACACAGAGTTGATCGACGGAAGCCTGGTCTTCGTGAGTCCTCAGGCTTCTTTCCACATGCTCGCGGTAGAGCTTCTGATGATCGCCTTGCGCCGGGCCGTACCCGCCGACCTTCGCGCGCGCCGGGAGATGAGCGTCGTGCTGGGCAAGCGGCAGCGGCCTGAGCCGGATGTGTGCGTCATCCACGCCTCCGCCGAGCACAGCCCGGAGCAGACCGCCTACCGGGCGGAAGACGTCGTGCTCGCGGTGGAGGTCGTCTCACCCGACTCCGAGAGCCGCGACCGTGACCGCAAGCCGGCGCTGTACGCCCAGGCGGGCATCAAGCACTTCTGGCTGGTCGAGAACCAGTCGGGCAGACCCGCGGTCTACGTCTACGAGCTCGATCCCCTCGCCCGCTCCTACGTTCTCACCGGGATCCACCACGACCGGCTCAAGCTCTCGGCCCCCTTCGACCTCGACGTCGACCTGACGGAGATCGACAGCCTCTGA
- a CDS encoding sensor histidine kinase, with protein sequence MHGEHIDERSAETASVIDVNDLPDGLVVTDRDGHVLIVNRAAARLTGVTHDQAVGRHLRDVFSFRDHDGRDWWKWLDTYGGLPTRTRQPELPLRTPGGQEMLVAARLVRSPERGGEIVRVVITLRDAGARARLERSRADLVSTVAHELRSPLTSVKGFTATLLSKWTRFTDDQKLVMLETVNADADRVTRLITELLDVSRIESGRLEIHRQVVDIPARIRKIIAGRVAAGEPDDRFRLELGGELPETWLDQDKIDQVLANLMENAVRHGRGTVTIVVEPNEWGVTVSVRDQGEGIPPELVTRVFRQFWRGNARRRGGTGLGLFIVKGLIEAHGGTISVQRGPEGGAEFRFMVPTGTPDFA encoded by the coding sequence GTGCACGGCGAACACATCGACGAGCGGAGCGCTGAAACCGCGTCTGTGATCGACGTGAACGATCTTCCCGACGGTCTTGTCGTGACCGACAGGGACGGGCACGTGCTGATCGTCAACCGGGCCGCCGCCCGTCTCACGGGCGTCACCCACGATCAGGCCGTCGGCCGGCATCTGCGGGATGTGTTCTCCTTCCGCGACCACGACGGGCGCGACTGGTGGAAGTGGCTCGACACCTACGGCGGGCTGCCCACCCGCACCCGCCAGCCGGAACTGCCGCTGCGCACGCCCGGCGGCCAGGAGATGCTCGTGGCCGCGCGTCTCGTGCGCAGCCCCGAGCGGGGCGGCGAGATCGTCCGGGTGGTGATCACACTGCGCGACGCCGGTGCCCGCGCCCGTCTGGAGCGCAGCCGCGCCGACCTGGTCTCCACCGTCGCCCACGAGCTCCGCTCCCCGCTGACCAGCGTCAAGGGGTTCACCGCGACCCTGCTGTCCAAGTGGACCCGCTTCACCGACGACCAGAAACTGGTCATGCTGGAGACGGTCAACGCCGACGCCGATCGCGTGACCCGGCTGATCACCGAGCTGCTCGACGTGTCCCGGATCGAGTCCGGGCGGCTGGAGATCCACCGCCAGGTGGTCGACATCCCGGCCAGGATCCGTAAGATCATCGCGGGCCGGGTGGCCGCGGGGGAGCCGGACGACCGTTTCCGGCTGGAGCTGGGCGGAGAGCTGCCGGAGACCTGGCTCGACCAGGACAAGATCGACCAGGTCCTGGCCAACCTGATGGAAAACGCGGTGCGTCACGGGCGCGGTACGGTGACAATAGTCGTAGAGCCGAACGAATGGGGAGTGACCGTGTCCGTCCGCGACCAGGGAGAGGGCATCCCGCCCGAGCTGGTCACGCGCGTGTTCCGGCAGTTCTGGCGGGGCAACGCCCGCCGCCGCGGCGGTACCGGCCTCGGCCTGTTCATCGTCAAAGGCCTGATCGAGGCCCACGGCGGCACCATCTCCGTGCAGCGGGGGCCCGAGGGCGGGGCCGAGTTTCGATTTATGGTGCCCACCGGCACCCCTGACTTCGCCTGA
- the infC gene encoding translation initiation factor IF-3, with protein MPEVRLVGPNGEQVGIVSIGDALKLAQESDLDLVEVAATARPPVCKLMDYGKFKYESAMKAREARRNQAYTIIKEIKLRPKIDPHDYETKKGHVVRFLKAGDKVKVTIMFRGREQSRPELGFRLLQRLAEDVTELGFVESQPKQDGRNMIMVIGPHKKKAEAKAEKAAAKARHDDGPSEDQAPAADEASVSEAVATPQE; from the coding sequence GTGCCCGAGGTCCGCCTCGTCGGCCCGAACGGTGAACAGGTGGGCATCGTCTCCATCGGCGATGCTTTGAAGCTGGCTCAGGAATCAGACCTCGACCTCGTTGAGGTCGCAGCCACGGCTCGCCCGCCAGTGTGCAAGCTCATGGACTACGGCAAGTTCAAGTACGAGTCCGCGATGAAGGCACGCGAGGCGCGCCGCAACCAGGCGTACACGATCATCAAGGAGATCAAGCTCCGGCCGAAGATCGACCCGCACGACTACGAGACCAAGAAGGGTCACGTGGTGCGGTTCCTCAAGGCCGGCGACAAGGTCAAGGTTACGATCATGTTCCGCGGGCGGGAGCAGTCCCGGCCCGAGCTGGGATTCCGGCTCCTGCAGCGCCTGGCGGAGGATGTCACCGAGCTTGGCTTCGTCGAGTCTCAGCCCAAGCAGGACGGCCGAAACATGATCATGGTGATCGGCCCGCACAAGAAGAAGGCCGAGGCCAAGGCCGAGAAGGCGGCGGCCAAGGCACGGCACGACGACGGTCCTTCGGAGGACCAGGCGCCGGCGGCCGACGAGGCGTCGGTCAGTGAAGCTGTAGCCACTCCGCAGGAGTGA
- the rpmI gene encoding 50S ribosomal protein L35 yields MPKMKTHSGAKKRFRVTGSGKLVRRRANRAHYAEHKSSKFMRRLKSDVVLSDADSKKIKKLLAK; encoded by the coding sequence ATGCCGAAGATGAAGACGCACAGCGGTGCGAAGAAGCGGTTCCGGGTGACCGGCTCCGGCAAGCTCGTTCGCCGTCGTGCCAACCGTGCGCACTACGCCGAGCACAAGTCGTCGAAGTTCATGCGCCGTCTCAAGTCTGATGTCGTGCTCTCCGATGCCGACTCCAAGAAGATCAAGAAGCTGCTCGCTAAGTAA
- a CDS encoding phenylalanine--tRNA ligase subunit beta yields the protein MKVPLSWLREYVDLPAVTAHEIAEKLTAAGLKLEGVTSYGHDIKNVVVGEVLEIESLEGFKKPIRHCRVEVGEATPREIVCGAVNFEVGDRVPVALPGAVLPGGFEIASRKTYGRLSDGMICSEAELGMADSSPGILVLPEGTPIGADVVELLGLRDDVIELEITPDIGYALSIRGVAREAATAFDSAFLDPADVSPPAGSGPSYPASIADPSACDRFVLREIRGFDPSAESPLWMRARLARAGMRPVSLAVDVTNYVMLELGQPLHAFDAAKLAGEIVVRRAEPGETLETLDHVVRTLNPEDILITDQSGAISMAGTMGGLHTEISDGTTDIVIEAAHFSPSGTARMSRRHNLVSEASKRFERGVDRELPLNASWRAALLLAELGGGTIQPGVTHAAAPVEPAHIFIPSGYPGKVAGTTYDRETVIRRLEQVGCTVESGVAEDGSTGQADLDGGIAAKLAVTGADMLKVTPPSWRPDLTDPNDLAEEVIRLEGYENLPSILPTAPAGAGLSEGQRLRRRVGRALAASGYVEILAYPFNGERDFDNLQLPADDARRLAVRLANPLSEDDPLMRTTLLPGLLKTLVRNVGRGRGDVALFEMGLVYRPSKDAPAVAPVLGVARRPDERELASIEAALPAQPLRVGIVLAGEFSPSGWWGKGRTADWADAVEAARTVAREAGVTLDVRADRHEPWHPGRCAALYVGDLLIGHAGELHPRVIEAYGLPPRTCAMELELTGLESLPVGSVQAPVISAYPVASQDVALIVDADTPVAPVEAALREGAGELLESIRLFDVYTGAQVGEGKKSLAYSLRFRASDRTLTVEETTAARDAAVALAGERTGAQLRGV from the coding sequence ATGAAGGTCCCGCTTTCCTGGCTGCGGGAGTACGTCGATCTCCCCGCCGTCACCGCTCACGAGATCGCCGAGAAGCTCACCGCCGCCGGCCTCAAGCTGGAGGGCGTCACCTCCTACGGTCACGACATCAAGAACGTGGTCGTCGGCGAGGTGCTCGAGATCGAGTCGCTGGAGGGCTTCAAGAAGCCGATCCGTCACTGCCGGGTCGAGGTGGGGGAGGCCACGCCGCGTGAGATCGTCTGCGGCGCCGTCAACTTCGAGGTCGGCGACCGCGTTCCGGTCGCCCTGCCCGGCGCCGTGCTGCCCGGCGGGTTCGAGATCGCCTCGCGCAAGACCTACGGGCGCCTGTCCGACGGCATGATCTGCTCGGAGGCGGAGCTCGGCATGGCCGACTCCTCGCCCGGCATCCTCGTGCTGCCCGAGGGCACCCCGATCGGCGCCGACGTGGTCGAGCTGCTCGGCCTGCGCGACGACGTGATCGAGCTGGAGATCACCCCGGACATCGGGTACGCCCTCTCCATCCGGGGAGTGGCCCGCGAGGCCGCCACCGCCTTCGACTCGGCGTTCCTCGACCCGGCCGACGTCTCGCCGCCCGCCGGGTCCGGTCCGTCCTACCCGGCCTCGATCGCGGACCCGTCCGCGTGTGATCGCTTCGTGCTGCGCGAGATCCGCGGGTTCGACCCGTCGGCCGAGAGCCCGCTGTGGATGCGGGCACGGCTCGCCCGCGCCGGCATGCGCCCGGTCTCACTGGCCGTGGACGTCACCAACTACGTCATGCTGGAGCTCGGCCAGCCCCTGCACGCCTTCGACGCCGCCAAGCTGGCCGGCGAGATCGTCGTGCGCAGGGCCGAGCCCGGCGAGACGCTGGAGACGCTCGACCACGTCGTGCGCACGCTCAACCCGGAAGACATCCTGATCACCGATCAGTCGGGTGCGATCTCGATGGCCGGGACCATGGGCGGCCTGCACACCGAGATCTCCGATGGCACCACCGACATCGTGATCGAGGCCGCGCACTTCTCCCCCAGCGGCACCGCCCGCATGTCCCGCCGCCACAACCTGGTCAGCGAGGCGTCCAAGCGCTTCGAGCGGGGCGTGGACCGGGAGCTCCCGCTGAACGCCTCCTGGCGCGCGGCCCTGCTCCTGGCCGAGCTCGGCGGCGGCACGATCCAGCCGGGCGTGACCCACGCCGCGGCCCCGGTCGAGCCGGCTCACATCTTCATCCCGAGCGGCTACCCCGGCAAGGTCGCCGGGACCACCTATGACCGCGAGACCGTGATCCGCCGCCTGGAGCAGGTCGGCTGCACGGTCGAGAGCGGTGTGGCCGAGGACGGCTCGACCGGCCAGGCCGACCTCGACGGCGGGATCGCCGCGAAGCTCGCGGTCACCGGCGCGGACATGCTGAAGGTCACCCCGCCCTCGTGGCGGCCCGACCTGACCGACCCGAACGACCTCGCCGAGGAGGTCATCCGGCTCGAAGGCTACGAGAACCTGCCCTCGATCCTGCCGACCGCCCCGGCGGGCGCCGGGCTCAGCGAGGGTCAGCGGCTGCGCCGCCGGGTCGGCCGGGCCCTGGCCGCCTCCGGCTACGTCGAGATCCTCGCCTACCCGTTCAACGGGGAGCGTGACTTCGACAACCTGCAGCTGCCCGCCGACGACGCGCGCCGCCTGGCCGTACGGCTGGCCAACCCGCTCAGCGAGGACGATCCGCTGATGCGGACCACCCTGCTGCCGGGCCTGCTCAAGACGCTGGTCCGCAACGTGGGCCGGGGCCGGGGCGACGTGGCGCTGTTCGAGATGGGCCTGGTCTACCGGCCCTCGAAGGACGCCCCCGCGGTCGCCCCGGTGCTCGGTGTCGCACGCAGGCCGGACGAGCGGGAGCTCGCCTCCATCGAGGCCGCGCTGCCCGCCCAGCCCCTGCGCGTCGGCATCGTGCTGGCCGGAGAGTTCTCCCCGTCCGGCTGGTGGGGCAAGGGCCGTACCGCCGACTGGGCGGACGCCGTCGAGGCGGCCCGTACTGTGGCCCGCGAGGCCGGGGTCACCCTCGACGTCCGCGCCGACCGGCACGAGCCCTGGCACCCGGGGCGCTGCGCCGCGCTGTACGTGGGGGACCTGCTCATCGGCCACGCCGGTGAGCTGCACCCCCGGGTCATCGAGGCGTACGGCCTGCCTCCGCGCACCTGCGCGATGGAGCTGGAACTGACCGGGCTGGAGTCGCTGCCGGTCGGCTCGGTCCAGGCGCCCGTGATCTCCGCCTACCCGGTCGCGAGCCAGGACGTCGCGCTCATCGTCGACGCGGACACCCCGGTGGCCCCGGTGGAGGCCGCGCTGCGCGAGGGGGCGGGCGAGCTCCTGGAGTCCATCCGGCTGTTCGACGTCTACACCGGCGCCCAGGTGGGTGAGGGCAAGAAGTCCCTCGCCTACTCCCTGCGCTTCAGGGCCTCCGACCGCACGCTCACCGTCGAGGAGACCACCGCGGCCCGCGACGCGGCCGTGGCCCTGGCCGGAGAGCGCACCGGAGCCCAGCTCCGCGGCGTCTGA
- the pheS gene encoding phenylalanine--tRNA ligase subunit alpha, with the protein MARMLTDALDAIKAAGDLDELKQVRLAHAGDRSPIALANREIGVLPPAARAEAGKRIGGARKAITEALGTRQAELEAERDERVLVEETVDVTLPSGRAPLGARHPLTTLQERIADAFVAMGYGVAEGPELEGEWFNFDALNISPDHPARSEHDTFFVESVDSGKVLRTQTSPVQIRTLLSRELPIYVISPGKVFRTDELDATHTPVFHQIEGLAIDEGLTMAHLKGTLDRFAEVMFGEGITTRFRPNYFPFTEPSAEMDLKCFVCRGASAVPGNPPCRTCKSEGWIEWGGCGMVNPRVLIACGVDPGRYSGFAFGMGVERTLMFRHNAEDMRDMVEGDVRFTLPFGMEV; encoded by the coding sequence ATGGCGCGCATGCTCACCGACGCACTCGACGCCATCAAGGCGGCGGGTGACCTCGACGAACTCAAGCAGGTACGGCTCGCGCACGCCGGTGATCGCTCGCCGATCGCCCTGGCCAACCGCGAGATCGGTGTGTTGCCCCCGGCGGCCCGCGCCGAGGCGGGCAAGCGCATCGGCGGTGCCCGCAAGGCCATCACCGAAGCCCTCGGCACGCGCCAGGCAGAGCTGGAGGCCGAGCGCGACGAACGGGTCCTCGTAGAGGAGACCGTCGACGTCACGCTGCCCTCCGGCCGGGCCCCGCTCGGAGCCCGGCACCCGCTGACCACGCTGCAGGAGCGCATCGCCGACGCGTTCGTCGCGATGGGCTACGGGGTGGCCGAGGGGCCCGAGCTGGAAGGGGAGTGGTTCAACTTCGACGCGCTGAACATCTCCCCCGACCACCCGGCGCGCTCCGAGCACGACACCTTCTTCGTGGAGTCCGTCGACTCGGGCAAGGTGCTGCGCACCCAGACCTCGCCGGTGCAGATCCGGACGCTGCTCAGCCGGGAGCTTCCGATCTACGTGATCTCTCCGGGGAAGGTGTTCCGCACCGACGAGCTCGACGCCACCCACACCCCCGTCTTCCACCAGATCGAGGGGCTGGCGATCGACGAGGGCCTGACCATGGCCCACCTCAAGGGCACCCTGGACCGCTTCGCCGAGGTCATGTTCGGTGAGGGCATCACCACCCGGTTCCGGCCGAACTACTTCCCGTTCACCGAGCCCTCGGCCGAGATGGACCTGAAGTGCTTCGTCTGCCGCGGCGCCTCCGCGGTGCCCGGCAACCCGCCCTGCCGTACCTGCAAGTCGGAGGGCTGGATCGAGTGGGGCGGCTGCGGCATGGTCAACCCGCGGGTGCTCATCGCCTGCGGCGTCGACCCCGGCCGTTACAGCGGCTTCGCCTTCGGCATGGGCGTCGAGCGCACCCTGATGTTCCGCCACAATGCCGAGGACATGCGCGACATGGTCGAGGGAGACGTTCGTTTCACGCTTCCCTTCGGAATGGAGGTCTGA
- the rplT gene encoding 50S ribosomal protein L20: MARVKRAINAKKKRKVVLERAKGYRGQRSRLYRKAKEQMLHSMTYAYRDRKDRKGTFRRLWIQRINAAARQNGITYNRLIQGLRLASIEVDRKILADLAVNDAATFATLVEAAKKALPSDVNAPVAG; the protein is encoded by the coding sequence ATGGCACGCGTCAAGCGGGCGATCAACGCCAAGAAGAAGCGCAAGGTCGTTCTCGAGCGGGCGAAGGGCTACCGGGGCCAGCGCTCCAGGCTGTACCGCAAGGCCAAGGAGCAGATGCTCCACTCGATGACCTACGCCTACCGCGACCGCAAGGACCGCAAGGGCACCTTCCGCCGTCTCTGGATCCAGCGCATCAACGCCGCTGCCCGCCAGAACGGCATCACGTACAACCGGCTCATCCAGGGTCTGCGCCTCGCCTCCATCGAGGTCGACCGCAAGATCCTCGCTGACCTCGCGGTCAACGACGCCGCCACGTTCGCGACTCTGGTCGAGGCCGCCAAGAAGGCGCTCCCGTCCGACGTGAACGCGCCGGTCGCCGGCTGA
- a CDS encoding class I adenylate-forming enzyme family protein: MTVTHDQVQAQLTGPGQLFEMDDAPSHGGTVKTWKHAPGDFRVLLETSRFHGDKVFLTYEEEHITYEEHFRRVATLARRLVEEYGVVKGDRVAIAMRNYPEWVISFSAALAAGAIAVPLNAWWTTQELEYGLSDSGAKVLIADGERAAKLPGLTQALIVTRGEVPEGARSFEDVLGAVEANVTLPAVELSPEDPATIFYTSGTTGRPKGALGSHRNLGQSPMTVAYSLMRAVLLAGRDPAETTGQRRVTLLTVPLFHVTGCFSVMTTTMFSGGTVVLMYKWDAGRALELIEREKVTGMTGVPTNVWQLLSHPDLAKFDVSSLVGLGYGGAPAPPKLLERITTQLPNRAPSNGYGMTETTALAIGNSGADYLAKPDSIGLPVAVVEVKIADPTGEELPAGEIGELCMRGPNVILGYWNRPDATAETFVDGWLHTGDLAKVDEEGFVFIVDRAKDMVIRGGENVYCAEVEAALFEHPAVDDVAVIGIPHDELGEEVGAVVRLTSPVSPEELQAFLRERIAAFKIPVRFWVREAELPRNPGGKILKTHLRREVLGS; the protein is encoded by the coding sequence ATGACTGTCACCCATGACCAGGTCCAGGCCCAGCTCACCGGTCCCGGACAGCTTTTCGAGATGGACGACGCCCCCAGCCACGGCGGAACCGTCAAGACCTGGAAACACGCCCCCGGTGACTTTCGCGTGCTCCTTGAGACAAGCCGGTTCCACGGGGACAAGGTCTTCCTGACGTACGAAGAGGAGCACATCACCTACGAGGAGCACTTCCGGCGGGTGGCCACCCTGGCCCGGCGCCTGGTGGAGGAGTACGGCGTCGTCAAGGGCGACCGGGTGGCCATCGCCATGCGCAACTATCCGGAGTGGGTGATCTCGTTCTCCGCCGCTCTGGCGGCCGGGGCGATAGCCGTACCGCTCAACGCCTGGTGGACCACTCAGGAGCTGGAGTACGGGCTCTCGGACTCCGGGGCCAAGGTACTGATCGCCGACGGCGAGCGCGCGGCCAAGCTGCCCGGCCTGACGCAGGCCCTGATCGTGACCCGGGGCGAGGTGCCGGAAGGCGCCCGCTCGTTCGAGGACGTGCTAGGCGCGGTGGAGGCGAACGTCACCCTGCCGGCGGTCGAGCTCTCCCCCGAGGACCCGGCCACGATCTTCTACACCTCGGGCACGACGGGCCGCCCCAAGGGCGCGCTCGGCAGCCACCGCAACCTCGGCCAGTCCCCCATGACCGTCGCCTACAGCCTGATGCGCGCCGTGCTCCTGGCGGGCAGGGATCCGGCGGAGACGACCGGGCAGCGCCGCGTCACCCTGCTCACCGTGCCGCTCTTCCACGTCACCGGCTGCTTCTCGGTGATGACCACCACCATGTTCAGCGGCGGCACCGTCGTGCTGATGTACAAGTGGGACGCGGGACGGGCCCTGGAGCTGATCGAACGCGAGAAGGTCACGGGAATGACCGGCGTGCCCACCAACGTCTGGCAGCTCCTGTCCCACCCCGATCTGGCCAAGTTCGACGTCTCCAGCCTCGTCGGCCTCGGGTACGGCGGCGCCCCCGCCCCGCCGAAGCTCCTGGAGCGCATCACCACGCAACTGCCCAATCGCGCCCCCTCCAACGGGTACGGCATGACCGAGACCACCGCGCTCGCCATCGGCAACAGCGGCGCGGACTATCTCGCCAAGCCCGACAGCATCGGCCTGCCGGTGGCCGTGGTCGAAGTGAAGATCGCCGACCCGACCGGCGAGGAACTGCCCGCCGGCGAGATCGGCGAGCTCTGCATGCGCGGGCCGAACGTGATCCTCGGCTACTGGAACCGCCCCGACGCCACCGCCGAGACCTTCGTGGACGGCTGGCTGCACACCGGCGACCTCGCCAAGGTCGACGAGGAGGGGTTCGTGTTCATCGTGGACCGGGCCAAGGACATGGTCATCCGCGGCGGGGAGAACGTCTACTGCGCCGAGGTCGAGGCCGCGCTGTTCGAACACCCCGCGGTGGACGACGTCGCGGTGATCGGCATCCCCCACGACGAACTGGGCGAGGAGGTCGGCGCGGTGGTGCGGCTGACGTCACCGGTGTCCCCCGAGGAGCTGCAGGCGTTCCTGCGCGAGCGGATCGCGGCATTCAAGATCCCGGTCCGGTTCTGGGTGCGCGAGGCCGAGCTTCCCCGCAACCCCGGCGGCAAGATCCTCAAGACCCACCTCCGCAGGGAGGTCCTGGGCTCCTGA
- a CDS encoding MFS transporter: protein MPENPDRSIRSLLRRLKMDFSPLRDSRDFRLLFGSGVVTMFGTFLTLVAVPLQMKELTGSYLAVGLVSAAEFVPMVLCGLWGGAIADALDRRKIILYTEIGLCLTVLILMINAMLPDPQVWVLYVVGALSAGLGSLQRPSLESLMPRVVRHDQLTAAAALSSFRWNLGAIVAPGLSGLIATWFGVAAAYGINVATFLISLVLLWMVKAPPRSEDAPPASIRALVDGVRYATGRPDLMGTYLVDIAAMVFAFSTALYPFLADELGVPEALGLFYSASAVGSLIASVTSGWTNHVHRHGLGVIISAIVWGAAVALASVMPNVWGIFACLALAGAADMVSGVFRATVWNQTIPDEFRGRLAGIELLSYTSGPMIGNARAGLMADLGGSRFSLGVGGLLCVGAVVAMAALLPKFRNYDARTDEHAIAERTRREELAQA from the coding sequence GTGCCAGAAAATCCTGATCGATCGATCAGAAGCCTGCTCCGTCGCCTGAAGATGGACTTCAGCCCCCTGCGCGATTCCCGTGACTTCCGGCTGCTCTTCGGCTCCGGGGTGGTCACGATGTTCGGCACCTTCCTGACGCTGGTCGCCGTCCCGCTGCAGATGAAGGAGCTCACCGGCTCCTACCTGGCGGTCGGCCTGGTCAGCGCGGCGGAGTTCGTGCCGATGGTGCTGTGCGGGCTCTGGGGCGGGGCGATCGCGGACGCGCTGGACCGGCGCAAGATCATCCTCTATACCGAGATCGGACTCTGCCTCACGGTCCTGATCCTGATGATCAACGCGATGCTGCCCGATCCCCAGGTCTGGGTGCTGTACGTGGTCGGCGCGCTCTCGGCGGGCCTGGGCAGCCTGCAGCGGCCCAGCCTGGAGTCGCTGATGCCGCGCGTGGTGAGGCACGACCAGCTCACCGCGGCCGCCGCACTGAGCAGTTTCCGCTGGAACCTCGGCGCCATCGTCGCCCCCGGCCTCAGCGGCCTGATCGCGACCTGGTTCGGCGTCGCCGCCGCGTACGGCATCAATGTGGCGACCTTCCTGATCTCCCTGGTCCTGCTCTGGATGGTGAAGGCCCCGCCCCGCTCCGAGGACGCTCCCCCCGCGTCGATCCGCGCACTGGTCGACGGGGTCCGCTACGCCACGGGCCGTCCTGACCTGATGGGCACCTACCTGGTGGACATCGCCGCGATGGTCTTCGCGTTCTCCACCGCGCTGTATCCGTTCCTCGCCGACGAGCTGGGCGTCCCGGAGGCGCTGGGCCTGTTCTACTCCGCCTCCGCCGTCGGCTCGCTGATCGCGTCGGTCACCTCCGGCTGGACCAACCACGTTCACCGGCACGGCCTCGGCGTGATCATCTCGGCGATCGTGTGGGGTGCCGCGGTGGCACTGGCGTCCGTCATGCCGAACGTCTGGGGCATCTTCGCCTGCCTGGCCCTGGCCGGGGCCGCGGACATGGTCAGCGGGGTCTTCCGGGCGACCGTCTGGAACCAGACCATCCCCGACGAGTTCCGCGGACGCCTGGCGGGCATCGAGCTGCTCTCCTACACCAGCGGCCCGATGATCGGCAATGCCAGGGCGGGGCTGATGGCCGATCTCGGCGGGAGTCGCTTCTCCCTCGGCGTGGGCGGCCTGCTGTGCGTCGGCGCGGTGGTCGCCATGGCCGCGCTGCTGCCGAAGTTCAGGAACTATGACGCCCGCACCGACGAGCACGCCATCGCGGAACGCACCCGTCGCGAGGAGCTCGCCCAGGCCTGA